A single region of the Syngnathus acus chromosome 6, fSynAcu1.2, whole genome shotgun sequence genome encodes:
- the csnk2a2b gene encoding casein kinase II subunit alpha', with protein sequence MPGPVAGSKSRVYVDVNTLKSRDYWDYEAHVPNWNNQEDYQLVRKLGRGKYSEVFEAINITNNEKVVVKILKPVKKKKIKREIKILENLRGGTNIIRLVDTVKDPVSRTPALVFECINNTDFKELYQKLTDYDIRFYMYELLKALDYCHSMGIMHRDVKPHNVMIDHQLRKLRLIDWGLAEFYHPSQEYNVRVASRYFKGPELLVDYQMYDYSLDMWSLGCMLASMIFQKEPFFHGQDNYDQLVRIAKVLGTDELFGYLRKYHIELDPRFKDLLGQQSRKRWEQFVQTENQHLVSPEALDLLDKLLRYDHQQRLTATEAMEHPYFYPVVKEQSLSNSDNMVSSGNTTAR encoded by the exons ATGCCGGGTCCGGTGGCCGGTAGCAAGTCCCGTGTGTACGTCGATGTCAACACACTGAAGAGCCGGGATTACTGGGACTACGAGGCCCACGTACCCAACTGGAA CAACCAAGAGGACTACCAGCTGGTACGTAAACTGGGCAGAGGGAAGTATAGTGAAGTGTTCGAGGCCATAAACATCACCAACAACGAGAAGGTGGTGGTCAAGATTCTGAAG CCagttaagaaaaagaagatcAAGCGTGAGATCAAGATCTTGGAGAATCTGAGAGGTGGGACCAACATCATCCGTCTGGTGGACACAGTCAAAGACCCCGTG TCCAGAACTCCAGCACTTGTCTTTGAATGCATCAATAACACAGACTTCAAG GAGTTATACCAGAAGTTGACTGACTATGATATCCGTTTTTATATGTATGAACTACTGAAG GCCCTGGACTACTGTCACAGCATGGGAATCATGCACCGAGATGTCAAACCCCACAATGTGATGATCGACCACCAGTTGAGAAAG CTACGCCTTATAGATTGGGGTTTGGCAGAGTTCTATCACCCTTCCCAGGAGTACAATGTCAGAGTGGCATCCCGATATTTTAAAGGCCCAGAGCTCCTGGTGGATTATCAG ATGTATGATTACAGTCTAGACATGTGGAGCTTGGGCTGTATGCTTGCCAGCATGATCTTCCAGAAAGAGCCCTTCTTCCACGGGCAGGACAATTATGACCAG CTGGTGCGAATTGCCAAGGTTTTGGGGACAGATGAGCTGTTCGGCTACCTGCGTAAATACCACATCGAACTGGATCCACGCTTCAAAGATCTGCTTGGACA ACAGAGCAGGAAGCGCTGGGAGCAGTTTGTGCAAACCGAAAACCAGCACCTAGTGAGTCCTGAGGCTTTGGACCTTCTGGACAAGCTGCTACGCTACGACCACCAACAGAGATTGACAGCCACAGAGGCCATGGAGCATCCCTACTTCT ACCCAGTTGTCAAGGAGCAGTCTCTGTCCAACTCTGACAACATGGTTTCCAGTGGCAACACCACGGCGCGATGA
- the znf319b gene encoding zinc finger protein 319 isoform X1, whose protein sequence is MDWATPAVKLNPYTRARMSEAWQQHGVSQPQVVHAMPPGAESSLGCAVYGIVLQQESTSLQQQQQTQHGQHNQQHSGNQQHGSGQHGSGQHSQQHSTPTEQTTLQVGTEGGHKCGACGHDISHLANPHEHQCIVSQDRSFQCTQCMKIFHQATDLLEHQCVQVEQKPFVCGLCKMGFSLLTSLAHHHSSHNSNNPMKCSICEKTYRPGSSGSMSSNSSANNAQQASSLRASATSSSSILPFPSARDRPYKCSVCQKGFKHLSELTRHDRVHTGEKPFKCDTCDKAFSQSSHLQHHQRTHSNERPFKCAVCEKSFKHRSHLVRHMYVHSGEHLFKCNLCELHFKESSELLHHPCHPQGSRPFRCATCGKGFKRPSDLRQHERAHSEERPFHCDECQMSFKQQYALVRHRRTHKDPADRPFKCNLCDMGFMQPSHLLYHQHVHGMDNLFKCASCQKEFSQSGELLRHKCGESPNTVPDKPYKCDVCGKGYKKSSTLQRHQNSHCQEKPLKCSLCDRRFLSSSEFVQHRCDPSREKPLKCPDCEKRFKYSSDLNRHVRVHTGEKPYKCEHCNKFFKQREHMTKHQNTHSREGQFKCVWCGERFSDLGSLQDHTVQHTADGGDYPVPQCM, encoded by the exons ATGGA CTGGGCCACTCCTGCTGTCAAACTGAACCCGTACACTCGAGCCCGCATGAGTGAAGCTTGGCAGCAGCATGGTGTTTCTCAACCTCAGGTGGTTCACGCCATGCCTCCCGGAGCCGAAAGTTCTCTGGGCTGTGCTGTGTATGGAATTGTCCTGCAGCAAGAGTCAACATCTcttcaacagcagcagcagacccAGCATGGACAGCACAATCAGCAGCACAGTGGGAATCAGCAGCACGGGAGTGGGCAGCATGGGAGTGGGCAGCACAGTCAGCAGCACTCTACTCCAACCGAGCAGACCACCTTGCAGGTAGGAACTGAGGGAGGACACAAGTGTGGGGCCTGTGGACATGACATCTCCCACCTAGCCAACCCCCACGAGCACCAATGCATAGTAAGTCAGGATAGGTCCTTCCAGTGCACCCAGTGCATGAAGATTTTTCACCAGGCCACTGACTTACTAGAGCATCAATGTGTTCAAGTAGAACAGAAGCCTTTTGTATGTGGCCTCTGCAAGATGGGCTTCTCCTTGCTAACCTCTCTGGCTCACCACCACTCATCCCATAACAGCAACAATCCGATGAAGTGTTCAATATGTGAGAAGACCTACCGGCCCGGTTCTTCCGGCAGCATGAGCTCCAACTCTTCGGCAAACAATGCCCAGCAAGCTAGCAGTCTTAGGGCATCGGCCACCAGTAGCTCATCCATTCTACCCTTCCCGTCAGCCCGCGACCGCCCATACAAATGTTCTGTTTGCCAGAAGGGTTTCAAACACTTGTCAGAACTCACCCGTCACGACAGAGTGCACACAGGGGAGAAGCCTTTTAAATGTGACACGTGTGACAAGGCTTTCAGCCAATCGTCACACCTTCAGCACCACCAGCGGACACACAGCAACGAACGTCCTTTCAAGTGTGCCGTTTGTGAGAAAAGCTTCAAGCACCGTTCCCATCTGGTGCGCCATATGTACGTGCATTCTGGTGAGCACTTATTCAAATGCAACTTATGCGAGTTGCACTTCAAAGAGTCATCGGAGCTCCTTCACCATCCCTGCCACCCGCAAGGCTCTCGGCCCTTCCGCTGCGCAACCTGCGGAAAGGGTTTCAAACGCCCGTCCGATCTCCGCCAACACGAGCGAGCGCACTCAGAGGAGCGTCCGTTCCACTGTGATGAGTGTCAGATGAGCTTCAAACAGCAGTACGCCCTGGTGCGCCACCGccgcacacacaaagacccGGCCGACCGGCCGTTCAAATGCAATCTGTGCGACATGGGCTTCATGCAACCCTCGCACCTTCTCTACCACCAGCACGTGCACGGCATGGACAACCTGTTCAAGTGCGCCTCATGTCAGAAGGAGTTCAGCCAATCGGGAGAGCTACTTAGGCACAAGTGTGGCGAGTCGCCTAACACCGTGCCCGACAAGCCGTACAAGTGCGACGTGTGCGGCAAGGGCTACAAGAAGAGTTCCACGTTGCAGCGCCACCAAAACTCTCACTGCCAAGAAAAGCCCCTGAAGTGCTCCCTCTGCGACCGCCGCTTCCTCTCTTCTTCTGAATTTGTGCAGCATCGCTGCGACCCCTCCCGGGAAAAGCCGCTCAAGTGTCCCGATTGTGAGAAGCGCTTCAAATACTCCTCAGACCTCAACAGACATGTGCGTGTTCACACGGGGGAGAAGCCGTACAAGTGTGAGCATTGCAACAAGTTTTTCAAACAGCGCGAACACATGACCAAACACCAGAACACGCACTCGAGAGAAGGACAGTTCAAGTGTGTTTGGTGTGGTGAGCGTTTCAGTGACTTGGGCTCTTTGCAGGATCACACAGTACAGCACACAGCTGATGGAGGGGACTACCCTGTGCCCCAGTGCATGTAA
- the znf319b gene encoding zinc finger protein 319 isoform X2 has protein sequence MSEAWQQHGVSQPQVVHAMPPGAESSLGCAVYGIVLQQESTSLQQQQQTQHGQHNQQHSGNQQHGSGQHGSGQHSQQHSTPTEQTTLQVGTEGGHKCGACGHDISHLANPHEHQCIVSQDRSFQCTQCMKIFHQATDLLEHQCVQVEQKPFVCGLCKMGFSLLTSLAHHHSSHNSNNPMKCSICEKTYRPGSSGSMSSNSSANNAQQASSLRASATSSSSILPFPSARDRPYKCSVCQKGFKHLSELTRHDRVHTGEKPFKCDTCDKAFSQSSHLQHHQRTHSNERPFKCAVCEKSFKHRSHLVRHMYVHSGEHLFKCNLCELHFKESSELLHHPCHPQGSRPFRCATCGKGFKRPSDLRQHERAHSEERPFHCDECQMSFKQQYALVRHRRTHKDPADRPFKCNLCDMGFMQPSHLLYHQHVHGMDNLFKCASCQKEFSQSGELLRHKCGESPNTVPDKPYKCDVCGKGYKKSSTLQRHQNSHCQEKPLKCSLCDRRFLSSSEFVQHRCDPSREKPLKCPDCEKRFKYSSDLNRHVRVHTGEKPYKCEHCNKFFKQREHMTKHQNTHSREGQFKCVWCGERFSDLGSLQDHTVQHTADGGDYPVPQCM, from the coding sequence ATGAGTGAAGCTTGGCAGCAGCATGGTGTTTCTCAACCTCAGGTGGTTCACGCCATGCCTCCCGGAGCCGAAAGTTCTCTGGGCTGTGCTGTGTATGGAATTGTCCTGCAGCAAGAGTCAACATCTcttcaacagcagcagcagacccAGCATGGACAGCACAATCAGCAGCACAGTGGGAATCAGCAGCACGGGAGTGGGCAGCATGGGAGTGGGCAGCACAGTCAGCAGCACTCTACTCCAACCGAGCAGACCACCTTGCAGGTAGGAACTGAGGGAGGACACAAGTGTGGGGCCTGTGGACATGACATCTCCCACCTAGCCAACCCCCACGAGCACCAATGCATAGTAAGTCAGGATAGGTCCTTCCAGTGCACCCAGTGCATGAAGATTTTTCACCAGGCCACTGACTTACTAGAGCATCAATGTGTTCAAGTAGAACAGAAGCCTTTTGTATGTGGCCTCTGCAAGATGGGCTTCTCCTTGCTAACCTCTCTGGCTCACCACCACTCATCCCATAACAGCAACAATCCGATGAAGTGTTCAATATGTGAGAAGACCTACCGGCCCGGTTCTTCCGGCAGCATGAGCTCCAACTCTTCGGCAAACAATGCCCAGCAAGCTAGCAGTCTTAGGGCATCGGCCACCAGTAGCTCATCCATTCTACCCTTCCCGTCAGCCCGCGACCGCCCATACAAATGTTCTGTTTGCCAGAAGGGTTTCAAACACTTGTCAGAACTCACCCGTCACGACAGAGTGCACACAGGGGAGAAGCCTTTTAAATGTGACACGTGTGACAAGGCTTTCAGCCAATCGTCACACCTTCAGCACCACCAGCGGACACACAGCAACGAACGTCCTTTCAAGTGTGCCGTTTGTGAGAAAAGCTTCAAGCACCGTTCCCATCTGGTGCGCCATATGTACGTGCATTCTGGTGAGCACTTATTCAAATGCAACTTATGCGAGTTGCACTTCAAAGAGTCATCGGAGCTCCTTCACCATCCCTGCCACCCGCAAGGCTCTCGGCCCTTCCGCTGCGCAACCTGCGGAAAGGGTTTCAAACGCCCGTCCGATCTCCGCCAACACGAGCGAGCGCACTCAGAGGAGCGTCCGTTCCACTGTGATGAGTGTCAGATGAGCTTCAAACAGCAGTACGCCCTGGTGCGCCACCGccgcacacacaaagacccGGCCGACCGGCCGTTCAAATGCAATCTGTGCGACATGGGCTTCATGCAACCCTCGCACCTTCTCTACCACCAGCACGTGCACGGCATGGACAACCTGTTCAAGTGCGCCTCATGTCAGAAGGAGTTCAGCCAATCGGGAGAGCTACTTAGGCACAAGTGTGGCGAGTCGCCTAACACCGTGCCCGACAAGCCGTACAAGTGCGACGTGTGCGGCAAGGGCTACAAGAAGAGTTCCACGTTGCAGCGCCACCAAAACTCTCACTGCCAAGAAAAGCCCCTGAAGTGCTCCCTCTGCGACCGCCGCTTCCTCTCTTCTTCTGAATTTGTGCAGCATCGCTGCGACCCCTCCCGGGAAAAGCCGCTCAAGTGTCCCGATTGTGAGAAGCGCTTCAAATACTCCTCAGACCTCAACAGACATGTGCGTGTTCACACGGGGGAGAAGCCGTACAAGTGTGAGCATTGCAACAAGTTTTTCAAACAGCGCGAACACATGACCAAACACCAGAACACGCACTCGAGAGAAGGACAGTTCAAGTGTGTTTGGTGTGGTGAGCGTTTCAGTGACTTGGGCTCTTTGCAGGATCACACAGTACAGCACACAGCTGATGGAGGGGACTACCCTGTGCCCCAGTGCATGTAA
- the usb1 gene encoding U6 snRNA phosphodiesterase gives MLVGYSSSSDEESDASGVEAVAAPDHHGDGDDCPMKKKPKIEKSSARLPLPGCFLSMFPDDEEPQTEESSLHDGRIRSFKHERGNWATYVYFPYKPEEEFGELMEVLMSAAAAFGVALTPQEEFHLSLSQTVVLRHHWIQPFVQGLKAGLAPCKRFMCSASRLNVYCNAEKTRTFMGMEVITGHAQLLNVVRVVDRTLTDFHLDTFYQDPSFHVSLAWCVGDFTVQLKQCLHELQNLVDNHEEEPYHLWLDCAELRCRTGNKTFRFPLDA, from the exons ATGTTAGTCGGCTACAGCAGCAGTTCGGATGAGGAAAGTGATGCTAGTGGTGTGGAGGCAGTCGCCGCTCCAGATCATCACGGCGATGGCGATGATTGTCCGATGAAAAAGAAGCCCAAAATAGAGAAATCATCGGCAAG ACTACCCCTGCCGGGTTGTTTTCTTAGCATGTTTCCAGATGATGAGGAGCCACAGACTGAGGAGAGCTCTTTGCATGATGGTCGTATCCGCTCATTCAAACATGAGCGAGGAAATTGGGCGACCTATGTTTATTTTCCAT ACAAACCTGAAGAGGAGTTTGGGGAGTTAATGGAGGTCCTTATGTCAGCTGCAGCTGCCTTTGGAGTGGCTTTGACCCCACAGGAGGAATTTCACCTCAGCCTGTCTCAGACAGTGGTCCTGAGACACCACTGGATCCAGCCCTTCGTACAGGGCCTCAAGGCAGGCCTGGCCCCCTGCAAAAG GTTTATGTGTTCCGCATCCAGACTGAACGTCTATTGTAATGCAGAGAAGACAAG GACCTTCATGGGGATGGAGGTTATAACCGGGCATGCTCAGTTATTAAATGTGGTTCGAGTGGTGGACAGAACATTGACAGACTTTCACCTGGACACCTTTTATCAG GATCCATCTTTCCACGTGAGCTTGGCCTGGTGTGTTGGCGACTTCACTGTGCAATTGAAACAATGCCTTCATGAGCTTCAG aatTTGGTCGATAACCATGAAGAGGAACCGTATCATCTGTGGTTAGACTGTGCAGAGTTGCGCTGCCGCACAGGAAACAAAACCTTCCGCTTCCCTCTGGATGCTTAA
- the bbs2 gene encoding Bardet-Biedl syndrome 2 protein homolog — protein MLVPIFTLKLSHKINPRMVTLGKFDGVHPCLTAATQAGKVFIHNPHTRAPKPASHRLSQSTEDSDVSLLNINQAVTCLTAGPLGTNTAGDTLLVGSQTNLLAYDVHDNTDIFYKEVSDGANAIVLGNLGDIPSPLAIIGGNCAIQGFDCLGNDLFWTVTGDNVRSLVLCDFTGDGKNELLVGSEDFDIRVFKEDELVSEMTENETVTALCHMHSSRFGYALANGTVGVYDRNSRYWRIKSKNHAMSIHAFDLNADGVVELITGWSNGKIDARSDRTGEVIFRDNFSSSIAGVVEGDYRLDGQKQLICASVEGEVRGYLPAGKELKGNLMDSSAEQDLIRELSHRKQNLLLELRNYEENAKGVSDSTGGIPANTQLQTALTVQAATEVQKAHVELSITTPNETIIRAVLIFAEGIFEGESHVVHPSVQNLSGCVRVPIVPPKDIPVDLHIKAFVGGRTSTQFHVFEITRQLPRFSMYDIAVKPSAPAPTGKVTFTINDRPQRVTMWLNQNFLLPVGVDSPDVTFSSLRGGGLLSISMASNGQITLQTDDIDLAGDLVQSLASFLAIEELSAEADFPTYFEDLQTTLTEVDEFHAVHQKLTMEMADHSNFIKSMLVQAEDARLMGDMTSMKKRYRDLYDLNRDLLSEYKIRCNNHNALLACLKSVNQAIQRAGRLRVGKPKNQVISACRDAIKSNNVNALLRAMRAGVAAS, from the exons ATGTTGGTCCCCATATTCACTCTCAAGCTGAGCCATAAAATAAACCCTCGAATGGTGACGTTAGGAAAATTTGATGGCGTCCACCCGTGCCTCACTGCAGCCACACAAGCTGGAAAG GTTTTTATACACAACCCTCACACTCGTGCTCCAAAACCTGCATCTCACCGACTGAGCCAAAGCACTGAAGATTCAGATGTGTCTTTACTTAACATCAACCAGGCAGTCACTTGTCTGACTGCAGGTCCTCTTGGCACAAACACTGCCGGTGACACACTCTTGGTGGGATCTCAGACCAACCTGCTGGCTTATGACGTCCATGACAATACCGATATCTTCTACAAAGAG gtgTCCGATGGGGCCAATGCAATCGTCCTGGGAAATCTTGGGGACATCCCGAGTCCTCTTGCCATCATTGGAGGGAACTGTGCCATACAAGGCTTTGATTGCCTGGGCAATGACCTCTTCTGGACT GTAACAGGAGATAATGTGAGATCGCTTGTGCTCTGTGATTTCACTGGGGATGGCAAAAATGAG CTCCTGGTTGGATCTGAGGATTTTGACATCAGGGTTTTCAAAGAGGATGAGCTTGTGTCTGAGATGACTGAAAATGAG ACAGTAACAGCACTGTGTCACATGCACAGCAGCCGGTTTGGTTACGCCCTGGCCAATGGCACTGTGGGAGTCTATGATCGCAACTCTCGGTACTGGAGGATCAAG TCAAAAAATCATGCAATGAGCATCCACGCCTTTGACCTGAACGCTGATGGGGTTGTTGAGCTCATCACTGGCTGGTCCAATGGAAAG ATTGACGCTCGAAGTGACCGCACAGGCGAAGTCATTTTCAGAGACAACTTCTCATCCTCTATTGCCGGAGTAGTTGAGGGAGACTATAGATTGGATGGGCAGAAGCAACTCATTTGTGCCTCTGTAGAGGGAGAAG TCCGTGGCTACCTGCCTGCTGGAAAAGAGCTGAAAGGCAATCTCATGGACTCCAGTGCTGAACAGGACCTCATTAGAGAGCTCAGTCATCGCAAACAGAATCTATTGCTGGAGCTCCGCAATTATGAAGAGAATGCAAAG GGTGTGTCGGACAGCACAGGTGGGATTCCAGCCAACACTCAGCTCCAAACAGCTCTCACAGTACAAGCTGCAACTGAGGTCCAAAAAGCCCATGTGGAGCTCAGCATCACAACGCCAAATG AAACCATAATCCGCGCAGTACTCATCTTTGCAGAGGGTATTTTTGAGGGTGAGAGTCATGTTGTTCACCCCAGTGTCCAGAACCTGTCAGGTTGTGTTCGAGTCCCCATCGTACCTCCTAAAGACATACCGGTAGATCTGCACATCAAAGCATTTGTCGGTGGCAGAACCAG CACTCAGTTTCACGTGTTTGAAATCACTCGACAGCTGCCGCGTTTCTCCATGTATGACATTGCAGTCAAACCCTCAGCTCCAGCTCCCACCGGAAAAGTCACTTTCACCATCAATGACCGGCCACAGCGG GTCACAATGTGGTTGAACCAAAACTTCCTGCTGCCTGTGGGAGTAGATAGTCCTGACGTTACATTTAGTTCACTCCGGGGAGGTGGACTGCTGTCCATCAGTATGGCCTCTAATGGACAG ATCACTCTGCAAACAGACGATATCGACCTGGCGGGCGATCTGGTCCAATCACTGGCCTCTTTCCTGGCTATCGAGGAACTGTCAGCAGAGGCAGACTTCCCAACTTATTTTGAGGATCTTCAAACCACACTCACTGAG GTGGATGAGTTCCATGCAGTCCATCAGAAGTTAACTATGGAAATGGCTGACCACTCCAACTTCATCAAGAGCATGCTAGTGCAAGCAGAGGATGCTCGCTTGATGGGTGACAT GACTTCCATGAAGAAGCGTTACAGAGACCTATACGATCTAAACCGAGATCTTCTCAGCGAGTATAAAATTCGCTGTAATAATCACAATGCTCTGCTGGCCTGTCTCAAGTCTGTCAACCAGGCCATTCAGCGAGCTGGTCGACTCCGAG TGGGTAAACCAAAGAACCAAGTCATTTCAGCATGCCGGGACGCCATCAAGAGCAATAACGTCAACGCACTCTTGAGAGCCATGAGAGCTGGCGTGGCTGCCTCTTGA
- the b3gnt9 gene encoding UDP-GlcNAc:betaGal beta-1,3-N-acetylglucosaminyltransferase 9: MVMLRRRRCYVKGDVMCTMLLLLLFFLLLYARQALLSSGWDKPAWRLDILRPTSSSRTLLGTNRAKVAQGAPELPPCEHKSKRTQPKSKAQSKSKAKSKSRRKGITPTKTTGAPLPTLPPFDFVGYLREKDNRNFRLLIDQPQKCQLGESEGAGESRELYMLIAVKSVAADFDKRQVVRRTWGKEGRSIRTVFLLGVPKNRTALPLWDQLLTYESQTFGDILLWDFEDTFFNLTLKETHFLEWINRTCPRVKFVFKGDADVYVNVENILEMLQSEKSNEDLFIGDIIVNAKPIRRRTSKYYVPEFVYGSALYPSYAGGGGFVMSGYTARRLSASCQQVELFPIDDVFLGMCLQLIGIKPSRHQGFRTFGIPRPSAAPHLQTFDPCFYRELMVVHSLNVPQIWLMWNLLHDPKLSCHNRSRLTSGSFRWRTSDLKGEEETDYEEKGVFVTHD, from the exons ATGGTGATGCTGAGGAGAAGGCGGTGCTACGTAAAAGGAGATGTTATGTGCACGatgctgctactgctgctctTCTTCCTGTTACTCTATGCGCGACAG GCCCTTTTGTCCTCTGGGTGGGACAAGCCAGCATGGAGGCTGGATATTCTTCGTCCCACCAGCTCCAGTCGGACCCTGCTGGGAACAAACAGAGCCAAAGTGGCCCAGGGCGCCCCGGAG CTACCTCCCTGTGAACACAAGTCAAAACGCACTCAACCCAAGTCCAAAGCTCAGTCCAAATCCAAAGCAAAGTCCAAGTCCCGACGGAAGGGCATCACACCAACGAAGACGACCGGCGCTCCTCTGCCGACATTGCCGCCGTTTGACTTTGTGGGTTACCTGAGAGAGAAGGACAACCGCAACTTTCGGCTGCTAATAGATCAACCACAGAAATGTCAGCTGGGAGAGTCTGAAGGAGCTGGAGAAAGCCGTGAGCTCTACATGCTCATTGCAGTGAAATCTGTCGCTGCAGATTTTGACAAGCGGCAG GTGGTACGTAGGACCTGGGGTAAAGAAGGCAGGTCTATCCGCACTGTCTTCCTGTTGGGGGTCCCTAAGAATCGCACAGCCTTGCCTCTGTGGGATCAGCTGCTGACCTACGAGAGTCAAACCTTTGGGGACATTCTGCTGTGGGACTTTGAAGACACCTTTTTCAACTTGACGCTGAAAGAAACTCACTTTCTAGAATGGATCAACCGCACCTGTCCTCGAGTCAA GTTCGTCTTCAAAGGGGATGCTGATGTTTATGTAAATGTCGAGAACATACTGGAGATGCTTCAAAGTGAAAAGTCAAATGAAGATCTTTTTATTGGGGATATAATCGTCAACGCCAAACCCATTCGGCGCCGCACTTCCAAGTACTACGTGCCAGAGTTTGTCTACGGTAGCGCTTTGTACCCATCTTATGCCGGGGGAGGGGGCTTCGTCATGTCTGGCTATACAGCACGGAGACTCAGCGCCTCCTGTCAACAA GTGGAGCTGTTCCCCATCGATGACGTGTTTCTGGGAATGTGCCTCCAGCTGATCGGAATCAAGCCATCGCGCCACCAAGGTTTTCGGACCTTTGGCATTCCGCGTCCATCAGCAGCGCCTCACCTCCAGACGTTCGACCCGTGTTTTTACCGGGAGCTCATGGTGGTTCATAGCCTCAATGTGCCCCAGATCTGGCTCATGTGGAACTTGTTGCATGACCCCAAACTGAGCTGTCACAACAGGTCCAGACTGACATCAGGATCCTTCAGGTGGAGAACAAGCGATTTAAAAGGCGAGGAGGAGACTGACTATGAAGAGAAGGGAGTGTTTGTCACACATGATTAA